Proteins co-encoded in one Natrarchaeobius halalkaliphilus genomic window:
- a CDS encoding RNA-guided endonuclease InsQ/TnpB family protein, with amino-acid sequence MAIEVTRTYVGSIQNQRQVCDGLDLLGDAASKIWNVARWTADRIWDATGEVPDESSLKAYMKNQPCWKDLNAQSSQKVIEELSDAFQSWFDLRQNDLEANPPGYRKHGDKRPKSTVTFKADGFKHDPENNRVRLSKGSNLKETWADFILCEYQARPDVDLTEVNTVQNVRAVWNGDEWELHFVCKVELETNDSAGDGVAGIDLGIKNIATVAFPDEYVLYPGNSLKQDKHHFTRAEYDTEGENGPSEKSVWARRKLTERETHFYHVLTDTIITKCVERGVGTLAVSWPEDVRESDWGKIGNKKLHSWAFDRIYQYLAYKGETRGVEVLKENEWDTSKTCSRCGDDTRSNRVERGLYVCSSCELVANADCNGAENMRQKITPSPHGEDRSNGCVAQPSVHLFDRESGMFRTREQIVS; translated from the coding sequence ATGGCGATCGAGGTCACTCGAACCTATGTTGGTTCCATCCAGAACCAGCGACAGGTCTGCGATGGGCTCGATTTGCTCGGCGACGCTGCCTCAAAAATCTGGAACGTCGCACGCTGGACAGCCGACCGTATCTGGGATGCAACTGGCGAAGTCCCAGACGAAAGCTCGCTCAAAGCGTATATGAAAAACCAGCCATGCTGGAAAGACCTGAACGCACAATCAAGTCAGAAAGTCATCGAAGAACTTTCTGACGCTTTCCAGTCGTGGTTCGACCTGCGACAGAACGACCTAGAGGCGAATCCGCCCGGCTACCGCAAACACGGCGACAAACGACCCAAGAGTACGGTCACGTTCAAAGCAGATGGCTTCAAACACGACCCCGAGAACAATCGCGTCCGACTGTCGAAAGGGTCGAATCTGAAAGAAACGTGGGCGGACTTCATTCTCTGCGAGTATCAGGCTCGCCCCGACGTTGACCTCACCGAAGTCAACACGGTACAGAACGTTCGTGCCGTTTGGAACGGCGACGAGTGGGAACTGCACTTCGTCTGCAAAGTCGAACTCGAAACCAACGATTCCGCAGGCGATGGCGTTGCAGGGATCGACCTCGGCATCAAGAACATCGCCACGGTCGCGTTCCCCGACGAGTACGTCCTGTACCCCGGCAACTCGCTTAAACAGGACAAGCACCACTTCACGCGAGCAGAGTACGACACCGAGGGTGAGAACGGCCCGTCTGAGAAATCGGTGTGGGCGCGTCGAAAGCTCACAGAACGGGAGACACACTTCTACCACGTCCTCACGGACACCATTATCACCAAGTGTGTTGAACGCGGTGTTGGGACGCTGGCAGTGAGTTGGCCTGAAGACGTGCGTGAGTCCGACTGGGGGAAGATCGGCAATAAGAAGTTGCACTCGTGGGCGTTCGACCGCATCTATCAGTACCTCGCGTACAAGGGTGAGACACGTGGTGTCGAAGTGCTGAAAGAAAACGAGTGGGACACCTCGAAAACGTGCTCACGGTGTGGCGACGATACGAGATCGAACCGCGTAGAGCGTGGGCTGTACGTCTGTTCGTCGTGTGAGTTGGTAGCCAATGCGGATTGCAACGGGGCGGAGAATATGCGCCAGAAGATAACTCCGAGTCCTCACGGCGAGGATAGGAGTAACGGCTGTGTGGCACAGCCATCGGTACACCTGTTCGACCGCGAGAGCGGGATGTTTCGCACGAGAGAACAGATCGTGTCGTAG